In Microplitis demolitor isolate Queensland-Clemson2020A chromosome 9, iyMicDemo2.1a, whole genome shotgun sequence, one genomic interval encodes:
- the LOC103579069 gene encoding signal recognition particle receptor subunit beta, protein MEQTNEFLNETNVFSQYIGIIIAIFVIILSLVFFTWRRRKSAGRSILLTGLSDAGKTLLYARLVHDKFIETYTSAKENIGDIDINDKSLQVVDIPGHERLRYKFIDKYKTQAIGLIYVIDSVSIQKDIRDVTEFLYNILSDSKIQKIPVLILCNKQDQTMAKGSAVIKTMIEKEMNLVRVTKSNQLEATDATTASSFIGIQGKDFEFSHLNIKIEFAESSAFDKESDTSADIVSVNDWLKKIT, encoded by the exons atggAGCAAACaaacgaatttttaaatgaaacaaatGTTTTTTCCCAGTACATTGGAATAATAATTGCtatttttgtgataattttaagtctag tTTTCTTCACATGGCGGAGAAGAAAATCTGCAGGACGCAGTATTTTGCTCACGGGTTTAAGTGATGCTGGAAAAACTCTTCTGTACGCACGTTTAGttcatgataaatttattgagacTTATACATCTGCAAAAGAAAATATCGgtgatattgatattaatgat aaaagtctCCAAGTAGTTGATATCCCTGGTCACGAACGTCTACgatacaaatttattgataaatataagaCACAAGCTATTGGTTTAATATATGTCATAGATTCTGTTTCTATACAAAAAGATATACGTGATGTTACTGA atttctATACAACATACTATCAGATTCAAAAATCCAAAAGATTCCCGTGTTAATTCTCTGCAACAAACAAGACCAAACTATGGCCAAAGGCAGTGCTGTCATCAAAACAATgattgaaaaagaaatgaatCTAGTTCGCGTTACTAAATCCAATCAATTAGAAGCAACTGACGCTACGACCGCATCTTCTTTTATTGGAATACAGGGaaaagattttgaattttctcatttgaatataaaaattgaattcgcTGAATCGAGCGCTTTTGATAAAGAATCTGATACTTCTGCTGATATTGTCAGTGTTAATGAttggcttaaaaaaattacttaa
- the LOC103579068 gene encoding pyridoxine/pyridoxamine 5'-phosphate oxidase, with protein MAVFSTRLRFITEFIEQSNKIFKKMSISSGSSINVDLGGMRIKYKDKSETFTEDQLDCKEPIGQFKSWFEVASKTPGIQEPNAMCVGTATKDGLPSVRPVLLKGFSDKGFKFYTNYESRKGRELAENPVAALTFFWEPLRRTVRIEGSVEKTSAEDSDNYFLSRPFASQVGAHASKQSSVIAGRESLMIKERELLAQFPDGKVPRPPCWGGFIVIPKTVEFWQGQSDRLHDRIRFRRPGPGEKIDNILVHQGDNGWVYERLSP; from the exons ATGGCAGTATTCAGTACTAGGTTAAGATTTATCACAGAGTTTATTGAAcagagtaataaaatatttaaaaaaatgtcgatCTCATCTGGCAGCTCAATAAATGTCGATCTTggag gtatgagaataaaatataaagataagAGTGAAACATTTACTGAAGATCAATTAGATTGCAAAGAACCAATAGGACAATTCAAATCATGGTTCGAAGTCGCCAGCAAAACTCCAGGTATCCAGGAACCAAATGCCATGTGCGTTGGAACGGCTACAAA agaTGGATTACCATCAGTACGACCAGTTTTACTAAAAGGGTTCAGTGATAagggttttaaattttatactaattaTGAAAGCCGCAAAGGACGTGAATta gctGAAAATCCAGTGGCtgcattgacatttttttggGAACCCTTACGACgaact gtACGAATTGAAGGAAGTGTAGAAAAGACATCTGCTGAAGattcagataattattttttatctcggCCATTTGCTAGTCAAGTTGGAGCTCACGCGAGTAAACAGAGTTCTGTTATCGCGGGTAGAGAGTCGCTGATGATTAAAGAACGCGAATTGTTGGCGCAATTTCCTGATGGAAAAGTACCACGTCCTCCATGCTG ggGAGGTTTTATTGTTATTCCAAAAACAGTCGAATTTTGGCAGGGACAGAGCGACCGGTTACATGATCGTATTCGATTCCGTCGTCCGGGTCCTGGtgaaaaaattgacaacaTTTTGGTGCATCAAGGAGACAATGGCTGGGTCTATGAACGACTGTCgccttaa
- the LOC103579070 gene encoding histidine protein methyltransferase 1 homolog, with protein sequence MFKFCFSEDKKKPDDKQQSNLTWFPATKINVTDEQTKISDDCLSIDVTEDVNLKVINVDNLVLDLNNDKYENIIKAESQHSDLLPAVYEGGLKIWECSFDLIKYLNHQDIDFKNLKVLDLGCGAGIVGIFLLSKGSTVHFQDYNNEVIQLVTIPNVALNISSSDDINKVSEFYSGDWESFGELLTRENNYYDLILSCETIYNTDNHKKLYEIFKRHLKPTGVGYVAGKTYYFGVGGNMREFENLIKQDNKLRVKNVWKSEQGLQREILKLTH encoded by the exons atgtttaaattttgcttttctgaagataaaaaaaaaccag aTGACAAGCAGCAGAGTAACTTGACATGGTTCCCTGCTACGAAGATTAATGTAACTGATGAGCAAACTAAAATTTCTGATGACTGTCTATCGATTGATGTCACCGAAGATGTCAATTTGAAAGTGATAAATGTTGACAATCTTGTGCTAGATCTCAACAATGACAAGTacgaaaatattatcaaagcTGAGTCACAACATTCTGATTTACTTCCTGCTGTTTATGAAG gcGGATTAAAAATCTGGGAATGCAGTTTTgacttaataaaatatttaaatcatcaagatattgattttaaaaatttaaaagtcctTGATCTAGGATGTGGGGCAGGAATCgttggtatttttttattatcaaaaggATCTACTGTTCATTTTCAagattat aataaTGAAGTCATTCAATTAGTGACGATACCGAATGTCGCTTTAAACATTTCAAGCTCTGATGACATAAATAAAGTATCAGAATTCTACTCTGGTGATTGGGAATCTTTTGGTGAATTATTAACaagagaaaataattactatgatTTAATTCTGAGCTGTGAGACAATTTACAATACAgacaatcataaaaaattgtacGAAATATTCAAGAGACATCTAAAGCCTACAGGAGTCGG ATACGTAGCAGGTAAAACTTATTACTTTGGTGTCGGCGGTAACATGagagaatttgaaaatttaataaaacaagaCAATAAATTAAGAGTAAAAAACGTGTGGAAAAGTGAGcaag GGCTGCAGcgggaaattttaaaactgacCCATTAG
- the LOC103579066 gene encoding telomere length regulation protein TEL2 homolog, whose protein sequence is MEAAKKLLETLNSFQDLNNSEFKKLEDHVLVYLKSFPVIGLQNFTSDVKVDRFLHERIIEGALALLEKCPDDTLVSLVDKLIQAPLYPMLHESLQVLTDHLKKSTDINFINLITSLLEKIIKSETLYSSIMTACRPKPLTAIEQTEFDENWRNFLQLLVSLPPLIANKTQGNISKYFSLDVYSKIIIYHTARAVKFLNDVSSEFNITPNVTLISLLISKSISSLGSGHFVHLLDIFISWSLKNHKNIRELIHKILCNLERSSVEAVATLLLKRISNPSNVELILGNVLVNDHWRYVLTVKIPLLSCHDSDQLIKNNVFYLSSVGEKNLLVDLVIKMINIWGDKSFLNHSSSDHHEFISKFIVLSVFRLKDQLTNTQKEQIQRLIFDGTPAHLQSMLPEIRTMGMITGELIVDILSADAPKLKYDYDEAARVIVDKFKKLIADKDDEDLVFDGDEIVQDLGHSFITERERTGTEERAKEIDPRVEEIKNKSYDKVVVDDNDDDDDELDSDDDLIPYDMSNDTTEMEKLKPRYLRDLKSNLINCQANNDPDRFSESMKAAEELITKQLPGDDKSLGLELLKLLMTMKEEVHTENFRQLKLNSCVAIVLVYPKESAEFLCSSFHEGLRIYSVADRIFFLNVLAEAARKLSRIQVENNENVEPKNREVIKKNKKSNKISLVIEMGKKYETLYDDDFEVFDNDDEESSDWEEIVQRRIESKTRRFAHESKRPKLTVNKFNDVALHFFYPLLYGVMSKSAYLYKLPDQFVDTENILLIEFLKTLSTIMVAAENCVSTGKIARDLLELAWTLRYHEEAKVRLCVIENIAAVIISLKKENCSWEIVELLMESRAWLIDVSADSVRGDPNANCRSLGRNVVALIDSVILTFKNEQSNL, encoded by the coding sequence ATGGAGGCAGCTAAAAAGTTGCTCGAAACTCTAAATAGttttcaagatttaaataacagtgaatttaaaaaactcgaGGACCATGTGCTGGTTTATTTGAAATCCTTTCCTGTCATCGGGCTGCAAAATTTCACGAGTGATGTCAAAGTTGATAGATTCCTCCATGAAAGAATTATTGAAGGGGCACTGGCCCTTTTAGAAAAGTGTCCTGATGATACCCTAGTGTCTTTAGTGGACAAATTGATCCAAGCACCATTGTATCCGATGCTGCACGAGTCACTCCAAGTGCTAACAGATCACTTGAAAAAATCTACagacattaattttattaatttaataacatcattactggaaaaaataataaaaagtgagACTCTGTACTCGTCAATTATGACAGCTTGCAGACCAAAACCTCTGACAGCCATCGAGCAAActgaatttgatgaaaattggCGCAACTTTCTTCAGCTTTTGGTCTCACTGCCCCCACTGATAGCAAACAAAACTCAGGGAAACATCAGCAAGTATTTTTCTCTTGATGTTTactcgaaaataattatttaccacACAGCGCGTgctgtcaaatttttaaatgacgtCTCCAGTGAATTCAATATCACCCCGAATGTGACATTAATTTCTCTGCTGATTAGCAAAAGCATCAGCAGCCTTGGCTCTGGTCACTTCGTCCACCTgctagatatttttatatcctggtctctaaaaaatcataaaaatataagggaattaattcacaaaattttgtgTAACCTGGAGAGATCATCCGTAGAAGCAGTTGCTACTTTACTGCTGAAGAGAATCAGCAACCCGAGTAATGTTGAGCTGATACTCGGGAATGTTCTGGTAAATGATCACTGGCGTTATGTCCTGACTGTTAAAATTCCACTGCTGTCTTGCCATGACAGTGATCaacttatcaaaaataatgtcTTCTATTTATCATCAGTTGGTGAGAAAAACCTGCTTGTTGATTTagtcataaaaatgataaacatCTGGGGGGacaaaagttttttgaatCATTCGTCTTCAGATCATCatgaatttataagtaaatttattgtattatcaGTATTTAGATTAAAGGATCAGTTAACTAATACTCAGAAGGAACAGATTCAAAGACTGATATTTGACGGTACTCCAGCCCATTTACAATCAATGCTACCGGAGATCAGGACAATGGGAATGATAACTGGAGAACTTATTGTCGACATTTTGTCTGCTGATGCTCCCAAACTTAAGTATGACTACGATGAAGCTGCTCGAGTTATAGTTGAtaagttcaaaaaattaattgctgaTAAAGATGATGAGGACTTGGTCTTTGATGGAGATGAAATAGTTCAAGATTTAGGTCATTCTTTTATTACCGAGAGGGAGAGAACCGGAACTGAGGAACGAGCTAAGGAAATTGATCCCCGGGTtgaagagataaaaaataaaagttatgacAAAGTTGTtgttgatgataatgatgatgatgatgatgagttAGATAGCGACGATGATTTGATTCCTTACGATATGTCCAATGACACGACTGAAATGGAAAAATTGAAACCTAGATATCTAAGGGATTTGAaatctaatttaataaattgccAGGCTAATAATGATCCGGACAGATTTTCCGAGTCAATGAAAGCTGCTGAGGAATTGATAACTAAACAATTGCCGGGCGATGATAAGTCACTGGGACTTGAGCTGCTGAAGTTACTGATGACTATGAAGGAAGAAGTCCATACAGAAAACTTTCGACAGCTTAAATTAAACAGCTGCGTTGCTATCGTTCTAGTTTATCCAAAAGAATCTGCAGAGTTTTTGTGCTCGAGCTTCCACGAGGGACTGAGAATTTATTCTGTTGCtgacagaatttttttccttaatgTTCTGGCTGAGGCTGCTAGGAAATTGTCTAGGATTCAGgtagaaaataatgaaaatgttGAACCTAAAAACAGAGAAGTCATCaagaagaataaaaagtcGAACAAGATATCGCTGGTTATTGAGATGGGAAAAAAATACGAGACATTGTACGACGATGACTTTGAAGTTTTTGATAATGACGATGAAGAAAGCAGTGACTGGGAAGAAATAGTACAGAGAAGAATAGAATCAAAGACCAGAAGATTTGCTCACGAGTCTAAGAGACCGAAGCTCacggtaaataaatttaatgacgtCGCTCTTCATTTCTTCTATCCGCTTCTCTACGGAGTGATGAGCAAATCCGCGTATCTGTACAAACTTCCGGATCAGTTCGTCGACACAGAGAATATTCTgctgattgaatttttgaaaacgcTGTCAACGATAATGGTCGCCGCGGAAAACTGCGTATCTACTGGAAAGATCGCTCGCGACTTGTTGGAGTTGGCCTGGACACTGAGGTATCACGAGGAAGCTAAAGTCCGGCTCTGTGTGATAGAAAATATCGCTGCGGTGATCATCAgcttgaaaaaagaaaactgtAGTTGGGAAATAGTCGAACTGCTGATGGAATCCAGGGCCTGGTTGATTGACGTCTCCGCAGACTCGGTACGAGGTGACCCCAATGCTAACTGCAGAAGCTTAGGAAGAAACGTCGTCGCGTTAATTGACTCTGTCATCTTGACgtttaaaaatgaacaatCAAACTTGTAA
- the LOC103579067 gene encoding cysteine and histidine-rich domain-containing protein morgana, whose product MTSEKKLLCYNRGCGQEYDENKNNPDSCLHHPGVPVFHDAYKGWSCCNKKCTDFTEFLNIKGCTKSYHSNEKPPEPVKPAVDKSKAEVIEYRAPIIETTIERPGFDTPQKNIQATVSDSLMEQVKSLISGSTCVQESKIVKIGESCKNRGCNATYADAASDDSPCIHHPGIPIFHEGLKYWSCCPRKKMTDFNQFEKHPGCAEGRHVWVAKSMGNKAPCRMDWHQTGSFVVVSIFAKKYHPNKSFVKLSPVRLTVQLYFPEDNKYYDLDVELRGVVDVDNSSVQMLPTKVEIKLKKAEPSSWSKLEIPREVSEPEKTANNEEKDSIAERVDAVDLNDL is encoded by the exons ATgacaagtgaaaaaaaattactgtgttATAATCGTGGCTGTGGCCAGgaatatgatgaaaataaaaacaatccCG atTCATGTCTACATCATCCTGGAGTACCAGTATTTCATGATGCCTACAAAGGATGGTCGTGTTGCAACAAAAAGTGCACAGACTtcactgaatttttaaatatcaaaggCTGCACTAAATCTTATCATTCAAATGAGAAACCTCCGGAACCAGTAAAGCCAGCGGTTGATAAATCTAAAGCAGAAGTAATCGAGTACCGAGCACCAATCATCGAAACGACGATCGAGAGGCCAGGATTTGACACTCCGCAGAAAAATATCCAGGCAACTGTGTCGGATTCTTTGATGGAGCAGGTGAAATCTTTAATTTCCGGAAGCACGTGCGTACAGGAAAGTAAAATTGTCAAGATTGGGGAGAGCTGTAAGAACCGAGGCTGCAATGCAACGTATGCTGATGCTGCTTCGGATGACAGTCCATGTATCCATCATCCAGGAATTCCTATTTTTCATGAGGGTCTCAAGTACTGGTCTTGCTGCCCGAGGAAAAAGATGACCGACTTTAATCAGTTTGAAAAACATCCTGGTTGTGCTGAAGGTCGTCATGTTTGGGTCGCTAAG AGTATGGGAAATAAAGCGCCATGTAGAATGGACTGGCATCAAACGGGTTCATTTGTCGTCGTTTCGATATTTGCTAAAAAGTATCATCCAAATAAATCGTTTGTTAAATTAAGCCCTGTCAGGTTGACAGtacaattatattttcctGAAGACAATAAATACTATGATCTAGATGTAGAATTACGGGga gtCGTTGATGTCGACAACAGTTCAGTTCAGATGCTACCAACAAAAGtggagataaaattaaaaaaagcagAACCCAGTTCGTGGTCGAAACTTGAAATTCCCCGGGAAGTCAGCGAGCCTGAGAAGACAGCAAATAATGAAGAGAAAGATTCAATTGCCGAAAGAGTCGACGCCGTGGATTTAAATGacttatga